GCGTAGTCGATCGGCGTCTCCGCGATCGTCAGCCCTTCCTGCGACGCGCGGATCACCATCTCCGAGGCGAACTCCATCCCGTTGCAGCGAAGGTCGAGGCGCTCGACGGCGTCGCGGCGGAAGCCGCGCAAGCCGCAGTTGGTGTCGGAGATGCCCGTGCGGTACACGAGGTTCATCACCGCCGTCAGGGCGGGCGTACCGACATAACGGTGCATCCACGGCATCGCGCGCTTCGCAATGACGCCCCGCAACCGGCTCCCCATCACCAGGTCGTGGCCGCGGCGGAGCAGGTCCACGAACTCGTCCAGCCGCGCGAAATCGTAGGTGTCGTCGGCGTCTCCCATGATGACGAAGCGGCCCCTCGCCTCACCGATGCCGCGCTTCAGGGCGCTGCCGTAGCCCTTGATATCGTGTGACACCACCCGCGCCCCGGCGGCTTCCGCGATCCGCGCCGATCCGTCCGTCGATCCGTTGTCCACCACCAGGACTTCGCCGTCGATCCCGTGATCGGCGAAGAAACGCAGGGCCTTGCCGATGCACGTGGCGATCGTCTTCACCTCGTTGAGGCACGGCATCAGCACGGTCAATTCCACCTGGCCGGCACGGGAAACGGCGGCGGCGGGCGGGACCGCCGCCTGATCGGGCCGCGCGCGATCGCCGCTCAGCACGAGGGACGTCACGATCGAGGCCTCCGCCCGGCCGGGGAGCCCATCCAGTCCCTGAATTTGAGCAGGCTGGCCACCTGCTGGAGCGAGAACGAGCGCACGGCGGTGCGCAACAGGTAGCTCGGCCTCAGGTAGAACCGCCGGAACGCGCGGCGGCGGAACTCGGTCACCTCGCCCGCGGTGATCGTGTCGGTGTCCATCACCGAGTTGCCCCCGAAGTCGAATTCCGACCAGTTCCGCGTCTTGATCCAGCCGTTCGCCCGCGCCATCTCGCCCAGTTCGGTCTTCGGGTAGGGGACCGCGCAGTAGCTCTGCATGTAGTCCAACCCCAACCGGGTCATGAACTGGATTGTCGCTTCGGCCGTTTCCCTGGTCTCTCCCGGCAGTCCGAAGATGCAGTGCCCCATCGTCGCGATCCCGACCTTCCTGCAGGCCGCCACGGCGCGTTCCACGTCGGCGACCGTCTGCTTCTTCTTCGCCCGGTCCAGGATGTCCTGGCTCGAGCTCTCGACGCCGAGACCGAGCAGGTAGCAGCCCGCTCGCTTCATCGCTTCAAGCGTCTCCTCTTCGACGGACGTCACGCGCGTGGTGGCCGCCCACTTGATGTGGAGGCCTCGATCGTCGAGGGCGCGACAGAAGTCGAGGACGAACGACTTGTCGAGCGTGAAGACTTCCTCCCAGAAGAGGAACTCGTTCAGGCCGTACCGGTCCACACACTCCTGGATCTCGCGCAGGATGTAATCGATCGAATGGCGTCGAACGCGGTTGCCGTAGTACGGCTTGACGATGCAGAACGTGCAGGGATACGGGCAGCCGCGGCTGGTGTTGATGAGAGTGAAGGGGCGATTGTTGTGCGGGAGGCGGTAACGGTCGTTGTGCAGCAGGCTGCGATCGGGGAACGGAAGCGAATCGATGTCGTCGATGAGCGGTCGATGACCGGTGAAGACGACCGACTCGTTGGTGCGCAGCACGAGGCCGGAGATCTCACGAAGCGTGTTCACGGCCTGCGTCGCGCCAGGATGTTCGGGATCGCGGGCGCATGAGCCGGACGCATCCCTGCCGTTTCCGCTGCCCGCGAGGGCCGTCACCAACTGCTCGAACGTCGCCTCCGGCTCGCCGACGATCCCCGCGTCCAGGGACGGGCACGCCGCCATGGCTTCCTGCTCGAGCAACGTGAAGTAGGCACCGAAGCCGACGACGCAGGCCTGCGGGACGGTCTTCTTGATGGCGGCCGCCACCGTCATGTCCGACTCGATGGACGGGAAGCCCGTGTTGATCGCGACGAGATCCGGCTGAAGGCGCCGCACATCCTCGAGCAGGGCGTCGAGCGTCCACGACTCCACGTTGCCATCCACCAACCGGACGTCGCCCTGCCTGCGCGCAATCGCGCCCATCGCCGCCATGGTGATGGGCGGCCACACCGTGGCCCAGGACGCTGCCTTCTGCATGCAGCGTCCCTCGCGGATGTACCTGGGCTGCGCGGCGAGCGTTGGGTTGAGCAGGTAGGTGTTCATCAATCAGCCCCTGGGCGCGTTCGGGGGCTGGGCTCCGCGACCTGGTGGCAATTGAGAGTCCGGCCGGTCGTCGTTCATCGCGTCCTTGAAGCCGCGAATGGACGAACCGAGGCTCCGGCCCAGCTCCGGCAGCCGCTTCGGGCCGAAGACGACGAGCGCAATTCCCAGAATCAGCAAGAGGTGCATGGGTTGCAGCAGACCTTCGAACACGTTCTCCTCCATCCGTCCAGAAGCCATGCACCGGCATCGGTGCTGGCGTGTTGTCAGAAATCGTTCCTGTATCGCTCGAGGACGATTCGCACCAACTGGCTCCTCGTCCGCACGCCGGTCTTCCCGAACAACTGCTGGAGCCTGGCCTTGACCGCGCTCTCGGATACTCCCACGCGGTCGGCAATTTCCTTGTTGGTCAGCCCGTCGAACACGTAGCCCAGCACCGTCCGCTCGCGAGCCGTGAACGGCGCGATGTGCTCCTGCGCCATCCCGCCGTCCCATCCAGCAAGGGTTTGGAGCACCCTGTCGTCGAGTCGCGTCTTTCCCGCCAGCACCTCCCGGATGGCCTCCGCCAGCTTCAGTGCCGAGTCGTGCTTCGAGACGATGCCCGACACGTCCTGGCGGATGAGCGACACGGCGTCCGCACGCTCGACCGCCGCCGCGACAACCAGCACCTGTCCCTGGAACCCCTGCTGTCGTGCCAGGGGCAGGAAGTCGACGCCGTTTTCGCCGCCGAGGTCGAGATCCAGCAGCACGACATCTACCCGGCGCCGGCCGAGCAGATCGAGCGCCTCACTTATCGACCCGCAGTGGGAGACGTCGAAGCCTTCCTCGGCCGACAGCAGCCGGGCCACGCTCTCTCGGAAGAGCGCGTGGTCGTCGAGCACCAGGACCGAGATGGGAAGCGCGTCCGGCTCAGCCATCCTCTCTCCCACCCGCCGGCGCCACGGCGCGCACGCTCACCACGAAGGACGCGCCGCGATCGACCGGCTCGCACACGAGGTCGCCACCGACACTGCGCATGATG
This DNA window, taken from Vicinamibacterales bacterium, encodes the following:
- a CDS encoding twin-arginine translocase TatA/TatE family subunit produces the protein MASGRMEENVFEGLLQPMHLLLILGIALVVFGPKRLPELGRSLGSSIRGFKDAMNDDRPDSQLPPGRGAQPPNAPRG
- a CDS encoding radical SAM protein; translation: MNTYLLNPTLAAQPRYIREGRCMQKAASWATVWPPITMAAMGAIARRQGDVRLVDGNVESWTLDALLEDVRRLQPDLVAINTGFPSIESDMTVAAAIKKTVPQACVVGFGAYFTLLEQEAMAACPSLDAGIVGEPEATFEQLVTALAGSGNGRDASGSCARDPEHPGATQAVNTLREISGLVLRTNESVVFTGHRPLIDDIDSLPFPDRSLLHNDRYRLPHNNRPFTLINTSRGCPYPCTFCIVKPYYGNRVRRHSIDYILREIQECVDRYGLNEFLFWEEVFTLDKSFVLDFCRALDDRGLHIKWAATTRVTSVEEETLEAMKRAGCYLLGLGVESSSQDILDRAKKKQTVADVERAVAACRKVGIATMGHCIFGLPGETRETAEATIQFMTRLGLDYMQSYCAVPYPKTELGEMARANGWIKTRNWSEFDFGGNSVMDTDTITAGEVTEFRRRAFRRFYLRPSYLLRTAVRSFSLQQVASLLKFRDWMGSPAGRRPRS
- a CDS encoding response regulator transcription factor produces the protein MAEPDALPISVLVLDDHALFRESVARLLSAEEGFDVSHCGSISEALDLLGRRRVDVVLLDLDLGGENGVDFLPLARQQGFQGQVLVVAAAVERADAVSLIRQDVSGIVSKHDSALKLAEAIREVLAGKTRLDDRVLQTLAGWDGGMAQEHIAPFTARERTVLGYVFDGLTNKEIADRVGVSESAVKARLQQLFGKTGVRTRSQLVRIVLERYRNDF
- a CDS encoding glycosyltransferase family 2 protein, whose amino-acid sequence is MTSLVLSGDRARPDQAAVPPAAAVSRAGQVELTVLMPCLNEVKTIATCIGKALRFFADHGIDGEVLVVDNGSTDGSARIAEAAGARVVSHDIKGYGSALKRGIGEARGRFVIMGDADDTYDFARLDEFVDLLRRGHDLVMGSRLRGVIAKRAMPWMHRYVGTPALTAVMNLVYRTGISDTNCGLRGFRRDAVERLDLRCNGMEFASEMVIRASQEGLTIAETPIDYAAPSAVRQPHLNTFRDGWRHLRFMLVLSPTWLFLYPGLTVFLAGLLLMGLLMVRPVAVMGVPLGLSVVLFAGVLMFMGLQATLFGVFGLLLYGHDRGVASTGRVARFFATSFTVERGLIAGVIVASAGLCLAGITVRWLLDVATPASIHAGVTRLSILSTFVTLLGIQLTSFSFFLGLADLNKTLR